In one Gemmatimonadaceae bacterium genomic region, the following are encoded:
- a CDS encoding response regulator, with amino-acid sequence MKIYDERARVLVVDDEPSICRALSIALSRAGYEVRAVESGEVGATLVRSEHFDCLITDLRIPDMRGDVLFELASSLQPHLRNRTIFTTGDASERAQDLLDACSCTVLQKPFDLDELLGVVRRFTRRMSEASA; translated from the coding sequence ATGAAGATCTACGACGAACGCGCGCGCGTACTGGTGGTGGACGACGAACCGTCCATCTGTCGCGCCCTGTCCATCGCACTCTCGCGAGCCGGATACGAAGTCCGCGCCGTGGAGTCCGGTGAGGTCGGCGCGACTCTCGTGCGATCCGAACACTTCGACTGCCTGATCACCGATCTGCGCATTCCAGACATGCGCGGCGATGTCCTCTTCGAGCTCGCCTCGTCGCTTCAACCGCACCTCCGCAATCGCACCATCTTCACGACCGGGGATGCAAGCGAACGGGCCCAGGACCTCCTCGATGCCTGCAGCTGCACCGTCCTCCAGAAGCCCTTCGACCTGGACGAACTGCTCGGCGTCGTCCGTCGATTCACACGGCGCATGAGCGAGGCGAGTGCCTGA